One Ignavibacterium album JCM 16511 genomic region harbors:
- a CDS encoding L-lactate dehydrogenase, with protein sequence MKVGIIGSGMVGATSAYAIMMRKAASDIVLIDANQKRAVAEAQDIMHAVPFVAATDIYAGSYHDLKDAKVVVIAAGANQKPGETRLMLMEKNASIMRDIISKTVEVNPNVIFLVATNPVDIITHICISTAKEFGIPSTRIIGSGTTLDTARFRSLLGNHIGVDPQHVHAYVIGEHGDSEVLCWSNVDIGGVPLEDFIAHRNIEFNEEIKNKIDDGVRNAAYKIIEGKGSTYYGVAGAIAKLVEAINRDNRAVLTISALKDDIEGIKNVTLSLPHLIGGEGDLGVLPIKLSVKEKMLLKNSAEIIRSKIDEYEKK encoded by the coding sequence ATGAAAGTAGGAATAATCGGTAGCGGAATGGTAGGCGCAACATCCGCTTATGCAATTATGATGCGCAAAGCTGCTAGTGATATTGTTTTAATTGATGCTAATCAGAAAAGGGCTGTTGCTGAAGCTCAGGATATAATGCACGCAGTTCCTTTTGTTGCGGCAACAGATATCTATGCCGGAAGTTACCACGATTTGAAAGATGCAAAAGTAGTTGTCATTGCTGCTGGTGCAAATCAAAAACCCGGTGAAACAAGACTAATGCTGATGGAAAAGAATGCATCAATTATGAGAGATATTATTTCCAAAACGGTGGAAGTTAATCCTAATGTAATTTTTCTTGTGGCAACAAATCCAGTTGATATAATCACTCACATTTGTATAAGCACTGCTAAAGAATTCGGAATTCCCTCAACAAGAATAATCGGAAGTGGAACCACTTTAGACACAGCACGATTTCGCTCTTTGCTCGGAAATCATATCGGAGTTGATCCTCAGCATGTTCATGCTTATGTAATCGGCGAGCACGGCGATTCAGAAGTCCTTTGCTGGTCGAATGTAGACATCGGAGGCGTTCCATTAGAAGATTTTATTGCCCATAGAAACATTGAATTCAACGAGGAGATAAAAAATAAAATTGACGATGGCGTCCGTAATGCTGCGTATAAAATAATTGAAGGCAAGGGCTCAACATACTATGGTGTAGCTGGTGCTATTGCAAAGTTAGTCGAAGCAATCAATCGTGATAATCGTGCAGTGCTTACAATCAGTGCACTTAAGGATGATATTGAAGGAATTAAAAATGTAACGCTTTCGCTTCCACATCTTATTGGTGGTGAAGGCGATCTTGGAGTTTTACCAATCAAGCTTAGCGTTAAGGAAAAGATGTTATTAAAAAACAGTGCTGAGATAATCCGTTCTAAAATTGATGAGTATGAAAAGAAGTGA
- a CDS encoding TIGR03643 family protein gives MAWEDRTPFEAIEYQFGLKENDVRKIMRNELKPSSFKMWRKRVSGRKTKHLSLRVKGINIFKSKNQ, from the coding sequence ATGGCTTGGGAAGACCGCACTCCATTCGAAGCAATTGAATATCAATTTGGATTAAAAGAAAATGACGTTCGGAAAATTATGAGGAATGAGTTAAAGCCATCAAGTTTTAAGATGTGGCGAAAGAGAGTGAGTGGAAGGAAAACGAAGCATCTTTCGCTTAGGGTAAAAGGTATAAACATATTTAAGAGTAAGAATCAATAA
- a CDS encoding SDR family oxidoreductase: MKNKVVIITGANKGIGKEAAKQIAKLGAKVYMACRSLDSANQAKEEIIKETGNQNVFVIHLDLADMNSVKSFADEFKQRENKLDVLINNAGIWTKSKQIFELGVEMTFAVNVVGQHFLTNLLIEELKNAAPSRIINVASHYASGLKIDDINFGKRKFNETLAYKQTKQANRILTREWARRLEKYNISVYSLTPGFVPSTELFREQNVVGKFLLKVFALIEGRTIEEGADTIVWLASTDKINGSKGGFFNQRKEEKCKFFNSEDERRLWEKCEEFLTAVKENQLK; this comes from the coding sequence ATGAAAAATAAAGTCGTAATTATAACAGGTGCCAATAAAGGAATTGGTAAAGAAGCTGCAAAACAAATTGCCAAACTCGGAGCTAAAGTCTATATGGCTTGTCGCTCTTTAGATTCTGCAAATCAGGCAAAAGAAGAAATTATTAAAGAAACCGGGAACCAGAATGTGTTTGTTATTCATCTTGATCTTGCAGATATGAATTCAGTTAAATCTTTTGCTGATGAATTTAAGCAAAGAGAAAATAAACTTGATGTTCTTATCAACAATGCAGGCATCTGGACAAAGTCAAAACAAATTTTTGAACTTGGAGTTGAAATGACTTTTGCTGTTAATGTTGTTGGTCAACATTTTTTAACTAATTTGCTTATTGAAGAATTAAAAAATGCTGCGCCATCAAGAATCATTAATGTTGCTTCTCATTATGCCAGTGGACTTAAAATAGATGATATTAATTTTGGAAAAAGAAAATTCAACGAAACTCTTGCTTATAAGCAAACCAAACAGGCAAACAGAATTCTAACACGCGAATGGGCAAGAAGACTTGAGAAATATAATATTTCTGTTTATTCTTTAACTCCGGGTTTTGTTCCGTCAACAGAACTTTTCAGAGAGCAGAATGTTGTTGGTAAATTTTTGCTGAAAGTTTTTGCACTGATTGAAGGAAGAACAATCGAAGAAGGAGCTGATACAATTGTGTGGCTTGCTTCCACAGATAAAATTAACGGAAGTAAAGGTGGCTTCTTTAATCAGAGAAAAGAAGAAAAATGCAAATTCTTTAATTCAGAAGATGAGCGACGATTGTGGGAAAAGTGTGAAGAGTTTCTTACAGCAGTAAAAGAAAATCAGTTGAAATGA